One Candidatus Nitrososphaera evergladensis SR1 genomic window, GCAGGCATCATTTCCAGAACTTGGAATGTGACTTACTTACCGGCTATTCATAGACAGCTACTGCCCTTGTGCCGAGCTTTACCAGCATGGGCCCGATAAAAGTGGTCAGCGCGACTACCATGCCCACTATGGGGAATAGAAACGGGCTTACCACGCCGAGATCCTGGCCAGTCTTGAGCACGATAAACGAAAACTCGCCCAGCTGGGCCATGCTCAAGCCGATCCCGATTGCAAACGTCTTTTCAAAGCCAAACACTCTGACTCCGGCATAGACTGCGCCCATCTTGCCAAGCACCGTTACTGCGGTGATGATGGCGACCGGCACCCAGAAAAGCGAGATGGTTGACAAATCCATGAGCGCGCCAATCGTGACGAAAAATATCGCGGTAAATATCTCTCGGGTGGGCGTGATGAGGTTTGACACCTGCTCTGAAAACCTCGTGCCGGCAATGATGACGCCGGCAAGGAAAGCGCCGGTGGCGGCAGAAAAGCCAAGCTCGTGCGACAGGAACGCAAGACCAAAGGCGGTGCCAAGCGCAAACATGACCGTTATCTCGTAGCGCTCCAGCCTTGCAATGAGCGCAAAGATCTTGGGCATGAGAATCACGCCGGCGGCAATAGTCCCTCCGATAAAGAGCCCTATCTGGCCGATTGTCACAAGGATCTGCATAAAGTCAAACGAGCCGCTGACCACGCCGGCGTGCATGGCGCTTATCATGACTACCGCAACCAGGTCCTCGATGACAAGCACGCCTATCATCAGTATCGAAGACGTTGCCTCCATCTTGCCCATGTCCTCAAGCACCTTGACGATTATCGCGGTGGAGCTGATGGAAAGGGCGGCCGCCAGGAACATAGAATCATAGAACGACCACCCAAAGCCGGCGCCGACTGCAAAGCCGATGCCAAGCATGGCAAGCACCTCAATGACTGCAATGCCTGTACCAAGCTTGCCTATTGCGCGCAGCTGCCTGAG contains:
- a CDS encoding cation:proton antiporter, coding for MAVGIELVGDLGFLLLVCSGIGALAYIFKQPMILGFLVAGILIGPFGPLKLVQNTEMLNNFSDIAIVLLLFGVGLSFPLRQLRAIGKLGTGIAVIEVLAMLGIGFAVGAGFGWSFYDSMFLAAALSISSTAIIVKVLEDMGKMEATSSILMIGVLVIEDLVAVVMISAMHAGVVSGSFDFMQILVTIGQIGLFIGGTIAAGVILMPKIFALIARLERYEITVMFALGTAFGLAFLSHELGFSAATGAFLAGVIIAGTRFSEQVSNLITPTREIFTAIFFVTIGALMDLSTISLFWVPVAIITAVTVLGKMGAVYAGVRVFGFEKTFAIGIGLSMAQLGEFSFIVLKTGQDLGVVSPFLFPIVGMVVALTTFIGPMLVKLGTRAVAVYE